Proteins from a genomic interval of Solea solea chromosome 10, fSolSol10.1, whole genome shotgun sequence:
- the pglyrp2 gene encoding N-acetylmuramoyl-L-alanine amidase → MTSSVLLTFALAWICFFSVCGRPTGVHLRNMDSFIRAVQQVEDSNSGLSPLALVMALRRTAGHDDAMTIHYLGASNNLSDTEALEQAILNCSSFSFFDKAIHHIVTDHREERGVVLAPDGTTVALAPLLLGIESGLKANIERKPAAGIFSLTLGRTLGLSFISLQDFPPSHRLGPSGCWDSLDHPKVFKLSLPATLATDAMINGGMDGFILGKNLSELSSLGEPEALSKILKRYYSFILHKGQGLDAVTSHISPRRREISRSLLDTLDLQSQVMETLALVWELEHTEWIAMDTGNEGAVKDGLHEFLHKYWDCPHIITPCQWGAKASRDTPVPLSLPLPFLYVHHTYEPSSPCLSFTECSRDMRAMQRYHQEGRGWSDIGYSFVVGSDGYIYEGRGWRHLGTHTRGHNSIGYGVSIIGNYTATLPSSHAMDLLRYRLTKCAVDGGRLAANFTIHGHRQVVNTTCPGDVFFSEIKSWEHYRD, encoded by the exons ATGACCTCATCTGTTCTGTTGACTTTTGCTCTGGCTTGGATTTGCTTCTTTTCTGTCTGTGGCAGGCCGACAG GTGTCCACCTGCGTAACATGGACAGTTTCATCCGAGCTGTGCAGCAGGTTGAAGACTCCAACTCTGGTCTGTCCCCCTTGGCTCTGGTCATGGCCTTGCGGCGGACTGCAGGCCACGATGATGCAATGACCATCCATTACTTGGGAGCTTCAAATAATCTCAGTGATACTGAAGCCCTAGAGCAAGCAATCCTCAATTGTTCGTCCTTCAGCTTTTTTGACAAGGCTATCCACCATATTGTGACAGACCATAGAGAGGAACGAGGGGTGGTCCTCGCCCCAGATGGCACTACGGTCGCCCTTGCGCCCTTACTGCTAGGAATCGAGTCAGGACTAAAAGCAAATATAGAGAGAAAGCCAGCAGCTGGAATATTCTCTCTTACTTTGGGCAGGACACTGGGTCTGTCCTTCATCAGCCTCCAGGACTTTCCACCATCTCACCGTCTAGGGCCCAGTGGGTGCTGGGACAGCCTGGACCACCCTAAAGTGTTCAAGCTGTCTCTGCCTGCCACTCTGGCCACTGATGCTATGATTAATGGTGGTATGGATGGATTTATACTGGGCAAGAACCTCAGTGAGCTCAGTAGTTTAGGAGAGCCAGAGGCCCTCAGTAAGATTCTGAAACGATActacagttttattttgcacaagGGACAAGGACTTGATGCTGTGACCAGCCATATTAGCCCAAGGCGAAGGGAGATCTCCAGGTCCCTGCTGGACACACTTGATCTTCAAAGCCAGGTGATGGAGACACTAGCATTGGTCTGGGAGCTGGAGCACACAGAATGGATTGCTATGGACACTGGAAATGAGGGGGCAGTGAAAGATGGACTGCATGAATTTTTGCACAAATACTGGG actGTCCTCACATCATCACTCCTTGTCAGTGGGGGGCAAAAGCAAGCCGGGACACCccagtccctctgtctctgccccTACCTTTTCTGTATGTCCACCACACCTATGAGCCATCCTCGCCCTGCTTATCCTTCACTGAGTGCTCTCGTGACATGAGGGCCATGCAGCGTTACCATCAGGAAGGCCGTGGTTGGAGTGACATAGGATACAG TTTTGTGGTCGGCTCTGACGGCTACATCTATGAAGGCAGAGGGTGGAGACACCTTGGCACACACACCAGGGGCCACAATAGCATTGGGTATGGGGTGTCGATCATTGGTAACTACACAGCTACCCTTCCTTCAAGCCATGCCATGGACCTGTTGCGCTATCGTCTGACCAAATGTGCGGTAGATGGAGGAAGACTGGCAGCAAACTTCACCATCCATGGCCACAGGCAGGTGGTGAACACCACCTGCCCTggagatgttttcttttcagaaaTAAAAAGCTGGGAACACTACAGGGATTAA
- the LOC131467168 gene encoding lysozyme g-like, producing the protein MGIFFSSPYSTYGDIAKVSTNGASKETANQDKLGYHGVRASQTMAKTDRKRMENYRTIIYSVAKEKDIHPALIAGIISRESRAGHTLNNGGGDWDSYRRAYNGFGLMQVDVNPKGGNHIPRGEWDSEEHLEQATDILIGHIQTIRNKFPGWCTEQKLKGGIAAYNMGPGNVHSYNKVDEKTTGGDYSNDVVARAQWYIDNGFN; encoded by the exons ATGG GTATCTTCTTTTCATCCCCTTATTCTACATATGGAGACATCGCAAAGGTGTCGACAAACGGGGCTTCAAAGGAAACCGCGAATCAGGACAAACTCGGATACCATG GTGTAAGAGCATCACAAACCATGGCAAAGACTGACAGAAAAAGGATGGAGAACTACAGGACAATAATCTATAGTGTGGCAAAGGAAAAAGACATTCATCCAGCCCTTATTGCTGGCATCATCTCCAGAGAGTCCAGGGCTGGGCATACTCTTAATAACGGCGGGGGAGACTGGGACTCATACAGAAGAGCATATAACGGCTTTGGACTGATGCAG GTTGATGTTAATCCAAAGGGAGGTAACCACATTCCCAGAGGTGAATGGGACAGTGAGGAACACCTCGAACAAGCCACTGACATCTTGATCGGCCATATTCAAACAATCCGTAATAAATTTCCTGGATGGTGCACGGAGCAAAAGCTTAAAG gagGGATCGCAGCCTACAATATGGGGCCTGGAAATGTCCACTCCTATAATAAAGTGgatgaaaaaacaacaggtgGAGACTACTCCAATGATGTTGTTGCCAGAGCTCAGTGGTACATTGACAATGGCTTCAACTGA
- the LOC131467580 gene encoding lysozyme g-like: MSYGSIVDITASGASWQTAQQDKLGCQGVDASRTMAKTDSERMRKYKTKIENVGRKYGIESALIAGIISRESRAGNVLHNGWGDWSPSRGAYNAWGLMQVDVNPNGGGHTARGEWDSEEHLCQGAEILVYFIGRIRNKFSGWSREQQLKGAIAAYNMGDGNVHSYDNVDEKTTGKDYSNDVVARAQWYKNNGYNS; encoded by the exons atga GTTATGGAAGCATCGTGGATATTACAGCCTCTGGAGCGTCATGGCAAACTGCTCAGCAGGACAAGTTGGGATGCCAAG GGGTGGATGCATCACGCACCATGGCGAAGACTGACAGTGAGAGAATGAGGAAGTACAAGACAAAAATTGAAAATGTGGGACGTAAATATGGGATAGAGTCTGCTCTCATTGCTGGCATCATCTCCAGAGAGTCCAGGGCCGGCAATGTTCTACATAATGGCTGGGGAGACTGGAGTCCAAGCAGAGGGGCGTATAACGCCTGGGGACTGATGCAG GTTGATGTCAATCCAAATGGAGGTGGACACACTGCTCGCGGTGAATGGGACAGCGAGGAACACCTCTGCCAAGGCGCTGAGATCTTGGTTTATTTCATTGGCCGAATCCGTAATAAATTTTCAGGCtggagcagagagcagcagctgaaaG GAGCGATTGCAGCCTACAACATGGGGGATGGAAATGTCCACTCCTATGATAACGTGGATGAAAAAACAACAGGGAAAGACTACTCCAATGATGTTGTTGCCAGAGCTCAGTGGTACAAAAACAATGGCTACAACAGCTGA
- the mcoln1a gene encoding mucolipin-1a, with protein MAATGHRDFSAEKKGHSSPVTRYGSTDSSCEHDHQSNCHGNNHQFPAATAGHWVGAEHGEEALRRKLKYFFMSPCDKYHAKGRKPFKLGLQLLKIIIVTAQLVLFGLSNQVVVTFKEENTMTFKHLFLKDYDESSGDSFAVYTQEDVYDHIFYTVNQYLALPNTTVGRYAYVYDVGVNGSALSLCQQYYKKGRIDPANDTFTIDPHVITACVGVNPMSVPPASSLGTSYKNFTLKFHKLINVTIEFQLKAINIQTIINNEIPDCYTFYIRIVMDNKAHSGMVKIRLDNQASIKECKDPSVSGQAENYSRLAFDIIVALVCTVSLLLCGRSILRGIILQQEFVEFFKETLDRKVSWADRLEFINGWYILLIISDILTITGSVIKIGIESKNMSSYDLCGILLGTSTLLVWVGVIRYLTFFQKYNILIITLRAALPNVIRFCLCVAVIYLGYCFCGWIVLGPYHVKFRSLSMVSECLFSLINGDDMFVTFAGMQESSTLVWLFSQVYLYTFISLFIYMVLSLFIALITGAYETIKHQTQEPFHITDLHAFVAECTDAPNSGKFRGLETSPCSFFCCCDRTTTYEDALLVN; from the exons ATGGCTGCGACAGGACACCGGGACTTCTCAGCAG AAAAAAAAGGCCACTCCTCTCCAGTGACTCGCTACGGCTCCACAGACAGCAGCTGCGAGCACGACCATCAGAGTAACTGTCATGGCAACAACCATCAATTCCCCGCGGCGACAGCGGGCCATTGGGTCGGGGCTGAGCATGGAGAGGAAGCCCTTCGCAGGAAGCTGAAATACTTCTTCATGAGTCCTTGTGATAAATATCACGCCAAGGGTCGCAAGCCTTTTAAGTTGGGCCTGCAGCTGCTCAAGATCATTATTGTCACAGCTCAG TTAGTGTTGTTTGGCCTCAGTAACCAAGTGGTGGTGACCTTCAAGGAGGAGAACACGATGACCTTCAAGCACCTCTTCCTCAAGGACTACGATGAGTCATCAGGCGACTCCTTTGCTGTGTACACGCAGGAAGATGTCTATGACCACATCTTCTATACTGTGAACCAG TACCTTGCCTTACCAAATACCACAGTGGGGCGCTACGCATACGTCTACGATGTTGGTGTGAATGGCAGCGCGCTCTCCCTCTGCCAACAGTACTACAAGAAGGGACGGATAGACCCAGCCAATGATACCTTCACTATAGACCCCCATGTCATCACAG CCTGCGTAGGTGTGAACCCCATGTCGGTCCCTCCGGCTTCTTCACTCGGCACCAGCTACAAGAACTTCACCCTCAAGTTCCACAA GCTCATCAATGTCACCATAGAGTTCCAGCTGAAGGCAATCAATATACAGACCATCATCAACAACGAGATTCCAGACTGCTACACTTTTTACATAAGG ATTGTTATGGACAACAAGGCTCACAGCGGCATGGTGAAGATTCGTTTAGACAACCAGGCATCGATAAAGGAGTGCAAAGACCCGAGCGTCTCTGGACAAG CTGAAAACTATTCACGTTTAGCCTTCGATATCATTGTGGCTCTGGTGTGCACCGTGtccctgctgctctgtggacgcTCCATACTGCGAGGCATCATCCTGCAGCAG GAGTTTGTAGAGTTCTTTAAGGAAACTCTGGATCGTAAAGTTTCCTGGGCAGACCGGCTGGAGTTCATCAATGGCTGGTACATCCTCCTAATCATCAGCGATATCCTCACCATTACGGGGAGTGTCATCAAAATCGGCATTGAGTCTAAG AATATGTCCTCCTATGACCTCTGTGGCATCCTGTTAGGGACTTCCACTCTTCTGGTGTGGGTTGGAGTCATTCGCTACCTCACTTTCTTCCAGAAATACAAT ATTCTGATCATCACACTTCGAGCAGCGTTACCAAACGTGATCcgcttctgtctctgtgtggctgTCATCTATCTGGGCTACTGCTTCTGTGGCTGGATTGTCCTGGGACCGTACCATGTCAAG TTCCGTTCACTGTCCATGGTGTCAGAGTGTCTGTTCTCCCTCATTAACGGCGACGACATGTTTGTGACGTTCGCGGGGATGCAGGAGAGCAGTACTCTGGTGTGGCTGTTCAGCCAAGTTTACCTGTACACTTTCATCTCGCTCTTCATCTACATGGTGCTGTCACTGTTTATCGCTCTCATCACAGGAGCCTATGAGACTATTAAG CACCAAACCCAAGAACCCTTCCACATCACAGACCTGCACGCCTTTGTGGCCGAGTGTACAGACGCACCGAACTCTGGGAAGTTTCGGGGTCTGGAGACGTCACCGTGCTCCTTCTTCTGCTGTTGtgacag AACGACGACGTATGAAGACGCTCTGCTGGTGAACTGA